The following proteins are co-located in the Pyxidicoccus trucidator genome:
- a CDS encoding ATP-binding protein: MHATLVAVPFAVAEEVERGLRESEAGRGCYVLHVSEALPAGSMTEGLLIAWDDGGPLEEALARCRSLHESRVPSHTHLVVLTTRPPSETEALASSGADECVAPPGSHWGVRLESLKRRLQVEHARIKAQDLQRTADFLRSALDAVPDPLFVKDRQHRWVAVNSAFCQFMGRSAEELLGRSDYDFVPAHEADVFWRKDEQVFRSSRTDENEEGFTDREGRPHTLVTKKAAFTSAGGEPFLVAIIRDVTDRKHLESQLLVAERMASVGTLAAGVAHEINNPLAYVSSNLSYLRERLAQPALTSEQLPELREVLAEAEEGAGRVVSIVRDLRTFARADEDRLAPVDVARVVDAALRLVRNELSHRARLVCTLEPVPRVHGNDVRLSQVLVNLLVNAMQALPERPVEENEVRVSLRTSRTGQVELEVADNGRGMPPEVRRRIFDPFFTTKAVGEGTGLGLSICLTLVQAMGGRIEVSSIPERGSSFRVVLPALAAEVAAPLAGAKPRPPLPTVPRRRLLLIDDEPSVGRSVSRLVRDMYEVRAVQGGREALQLLSSGERFDAILCDLMMPGMTGMEFVVELERLSPELVPHTGLMTGGAFTPQAREFVGRHSRELLEKPFERERLCTFVEHLLQ; encoded by the coding sequence GTGCACGCAACGCTGGTGGCCGTACCCTTCGCAGTGGCGGAGGAAGTCGAGCGCGGGTTGCGCGAGTCCGAAGCGGGCCGTGGCTGCTACGTGCTGCACGTCTCCGAGGCCCTGCCCGCGGGCTCCATGACGGAAGGGCTGCTCATTGCCTGGGACGACGGAGGCCCGCTGGAAGAGGCCCTCGCGCGCTGCCGCTCGCTCCATGAGTCCCGCGTCCCCTCGCACACGCACCTGGTGGTGCTGACCACGCGGCCTCCCTCGGAGACCGAGGCGCTGGCCAGCTCTGGCGCCGACGAGTGCGTGGCGCCGCCGGGCTCTCACTGGGGCGTGCGGCTGGAGTCGCTGAAACGCCGCCTCCAGGTGGAGCACGCGCGCATCAAGGCCCAGGACCTGCAGCGCACCGCGGACTTCCTGCGCAGCGCGCTCGACGCGGTGCCGGACCCGCTCTTCGTGAAGGACCGGCAGCACCGGTGGGTGGCCGTCAACAGCGCGTTCTGCCAGTTCATGGGCCGGAGCGCGGAAGAGCTGCTGGGCCGCTCGGACTACGACTTCGTCCCCGCCCACGAGGCGGACGTCTTCTGGCGGAAGGACGAGCAGGTCTTCCGCTCCAGCCGCACCGACGAGAACGAGGAGGGCTTCACAGACAGGGAGGGCCGGCCGCACACCCTGGTGACGAAGAAGGCCGCCTTCACCAGCGCGGGCGGTGAGCCGTTCCTCGTCGCCATCATCCGCGACGTCACGGACCGCAAGCACCTGGAGTCGCAGCTGCTGGTCGCCGAGCGCATGGCCTCGGTGGGCACGCTGGCGGCCGGCGTGGCGCACGAAATCAACAACCCGCTGGCCTACGTGAGCTCCAACCTCTCGTACCTGCGGGAGCGGCTGGCCCAGCCCGCGCTGACCTCGGAGCAGCTCCCGGAGCTGCGGGAGGTGTTGGCGGAGGCGGAGGAGGGGGCCGGGCGCGTCGTCTCCATCGTCCGGGACTTGCGCACCTTCGCCCGCGCGGACGAGGACCGCCTCGCCCCGGTGGACGTGGCGCGTGTCGTGGACGCCGCGCTCCGGCTGGTGCGCAACGAGCTGTCTCACCGCGCGCGCCTGGTGTGCACGCTGGAGCCTGTGCCGCGGGTCCATGGCAACGACGTGCGCCTGAGCCAGGTCCTCGTCAACCTGCTGGTGAATGCCATGCAGGCGCTGCCGGAGCGGCCGGTGGAGGAGAACGAGGTGCGCGTGTCCCTGCGCACCAGCCGCACCGGCCAGGTGGAGCTGGAGGTGGCGGACAACGGGCGGGGCATGCCGCCGGAGGTGCGGCGCCGCATCTTCGACCCCTTCTTCACCACCAAGGCCGTGGGAGAGGGCACCGGGCTGGGGCTGTCCATCTGCCTCACCCTGGTGCAGGCGATGGGCGGGCGCATCGAGGTCTCCAGCATTCCGGAGCGCGGGAGCTCGTTCCGCGTGGTGCTGCCCGCGCTCGCGGCGGAGGTGGCGGCCCCACTGGCGGGGGCAAAGCCCCGCCCGCCGCTCCCGACGGTGCCCCGCAGGCGGCTGCTGCTCATCGACGATGAGCCCTCCGTGGGTCGCTCGGTGAGCCGCCTGGTGCGCGACATGTACGAGGTCCGCGCCGTCCAGGGTGGGCGCGAGGCGCTCCAATTGCTGTCCTCGGGGGAGCGTTTCGATGCCATCCTCTGTGACTTGATGATGCCGGGCATGACCGGGATGGAGTTCGTGGTGGAGCTGGAGCGACTGTCACCGGAGCTGGTGCCGCACACCGGGCTGATGACGGGCGGCGCCTTCACCCCGCAGGCCCGCGAGTTCGTGGGCCGCCACTCGCGCGAGCTGCTGGAGAAGCCCTTCGAGCGTGAGCGCCTGTGCACCTTCGTGGAGCACCTGCTTCAATGA
- a CDS encoding TIGR02757 family protein has protein sequence MTSRPPRRPGRDTGLSPQAAEHLRPRLDAFLAATDTRARIGFDPVEFPHRYTDARDIEVSALLAAALAYGRADLFRPKVDSLLRRMGPSPAAFVRALDVPGAAALLAGFVYRFNVGTDVAVLLLGMGRALREHGSLEALFVRGLEARGSLHGALDAFTTGLRDVPMDALRATLGPERGLHHLLPSPLGAGAAKRLNLFLRWMVRGPDAVDFGIWKRVPPATLLIPLDTHIGRISQHLGLTRRKDLTWRTAEEVTASLRALDAADPVRYDFALCHYGMSGACPAQPVAENCARCPLLPACGVGPGVVAAATRRVRATTRQRSQPLSGVRRR, from the coding sequence GTGACATCGCGCCCACCCCGGCGCCCGGGCCGTGACACCGGATTGAGCCCCCAGGCGGCCGAGCACCTGCGCCCCAGGCTGGACGCCTTCCTGGCCGCGACCGACACCCGCGCCCGCATCGGCTTCGACCCGGTGGAGTTCCCCCACCGCTACACCGACGCGCGTGACATCGAGGTCAGCGCCCTGCTCGCCGCGGCGCTGGCCTACGGCCGCGCGGACCTCTTCCGCCCCAAGGTGGACTCCCTCCTCCGGCGCATGGGGCCCTCACCGGCCGCCTTCGTGCGCGCGCTGGACGTCCCCGGCGCCGCCGCGCTGCTCGCGGGCTTCGTCTACCGTTTCAACGTGGGCACCGACGTCGCCGTGCTGCTGCTGGGCATGGGCCGCGCGCTGCGCGAGCACGGCAGCCTGGAGGCCCTCTTCGTCCGGGGGCTCGAGGCGCGGGGCTCGCTGCACGGCGCGCTGGACGCCTTCACCACCGGCCTGCGCGACGTCCCCATGGACGCGCTGCGCGCGACGCTGGGGCCGGAGCGCGGCCTGCACCACCTGCTGCCCTCACCCCTGGGCGCGGGCGCCGCCAAGCGGCTCAACCTCTTCCTCCGGTGGATGGTGCGCGGCCCCGACGCGGTGGACTTCGGCATCTGGAAGCGCGTGCCGCCCGCCACGCTCCTCATCCCCCTGGACACGCATATCGGCCGCATCTCCCAGCACCTGGGCCTCACCCGGCGCAAGGACCTGACGTGGCGCACCGCCGAGGAAGTCACGGCCTCCCTGCGCGCCCTGGATGCCGCCGACCCCGTCCGCTACGACTTCGCCCTGTGCCACTACGGCATGAGCGGCGCCTGCCCGGCCCAGCCCGTGGCCGAGAACTGCGCGCGCTGCCCGCTGTTGCCCGCCTGTGGCGTGGGCCCTGGCGTGGTGGCGGCAGCGACCCGGCGGGTCCGCGCAACCACCCGCCAGCGGAGCCAACCGCTCTCGGGAGTCCGGCGACGTTGA
- a CDS encoding M20/M25/M40 family metallo-hydrolase: MNMKRLASVVLVLGSVPAFAKAPEASAPVAKAPARDVWITVGSDVLHVVNATLVGSGLAAPELVGQKGEVTALRVPESQLNLISRAMHDSANRCSGFIAHESESEALAALDGTTAAKAMSSLAVTYTVDNAATVNALRVGLAEIRIRNTIKYLSTQFTTRYHTSTTGTAAANWIKTHWEGLAAAAGRSDVTVRLEPHPTTSQPSVILTIPGTTLSNEIVVLGGHLDSTSSGSSAPGADDDASGIATLTEVIRIAMLQGYQPQRTVEFMGYAAEEVGLVGSKDIANKYKALNKNVVGVLQLDMTNYKGSTVDVAMMTDNTNAAQNSFITSLISTYYNTAPNQITWTNSSCGYACSDHASWTNAGYAASIPFEAIMNQHNSAIHTVNDTLLRSQDRADHALKFAKVAAAYLAELAKGPVSPTDTTAPAVALTSPSSGGTVTGAVTLTATATDTNGINLVEFLVDGAVVGTADTAPYTFSWQTGATPNGSHTVAVRAYDGVGLPATSTPITVTVSNSSSTAAYDSTLKAPRCASVSSVCDSGTLLNGRGGMGPEVNMPNTVNSSCADGLNGGYHVDESNDRIKVSTLDGTPFGAGKTVRIEATVWAYSITADKLDLYYTGNAASPTWTYITTLSPPAKGVQTLTTTYTLPSGTVQAVRARFRYNGSVAACGTGSYNDHDDLIFAVQ; encoded by the coding sequence ATGAACATGAAGCGCCTGGCTTCAGTGGTCCTGGTGCTTGGTAGTGTCCCGGCGTTTGCGAAGGCCCCCGAGGCAAGCGCCCCCGTAGCGAAGGCCCCGGCCCGCGACGTCTGGATTACCGTGGGCTCGGATGTCCTTCACGTCGTGAACGCGACGTTGGTCGGCTCCGGACTCGCGGCGCCGGAGCTCGTCGGACAGAAGGGCGAGGTCACCGCGCTGCGCGTGCCCGAGTCCCAGCTCAACCTCATCTCCCGGGCCATGCACGATAGCGCCAACCGGTGCAGCGGCTTCATCGCCCACGAGTCCGAGTCCGAGGCGCTGGCGGCGCTCGACGGCACGACCGCGGCGAAGGCCATGTCTTCGCTGGCCGTGACGTACACGGTGGACAACGCCGCGACGGTCAACGCGCTGCGAGTCGGCCTCGCGGAGATCCGGATCCGCAACACCATCAAGTACCTGTCCACCCAATTCACGACGCGCTACCACACGTCGACGACGGGCACGGCGGCGGCCAACTGGATCAAGACGCACTGGGAGGGCCTGGCGGCGGCGGCGGGGCGCAGCGACGTCACCGTGAGACTCGAGCCGCACCCCACGACGTCTCAGCCGTCGGTCATCCTGACCATTCCCGGCACCACGCTGTCGAACGAGATTGTCGTCCTCGGCGGGCACCTGGACTCCACCAGCTCCGGCAGCTCGGCGCCTGGCGCGGACGATGATGCGTCCGGTATCGCCACCCTCACCGAGGTGATTCGCATCGCGATGCTGCAGGGCTACCAGCCCCAGCGGACGGTGGAGTTCATGGGCTACGCCGCCGAGGAGGTGGGCCTGGTCGGCTCCAAGGACATCGCCAACAAGTACAAGGCCCTGAACAAGAACGTGGTGGGCGTGTTGCAGCTCGACATGACCAACTACAAGGGCTCGACGGTGGACGTGGCGATGATGACGGACAACACCAACGCCGCGCAGAACTCGTTCATCACCTCGCTCATCAGCACGTACTACAACACCGCGCCGAACCAGATCACCTGGACCAACTCGTCGTGCGGCTATGCGTGCTCGGACCACGCCTCGTGGACGAACGCGGGCTACGCGGCCTCGATTCCGTTCGAGGCCATCATGAACCAGCACAACTCCGCCATCCACACGGTCAACGACACGCTGCTGCGCAGCCAGGACCGGGCGGACCACGCGCTCAAGTTCGCGAAGGTCGCCGCGGCGTACCTGGCGGAGCTGGCCAAGGGCCCGGTGAGCCCGACGGACACCACGGCCCCGGCCGTGGCGCTGACGTCCCCGTCGTCCGGCGGCACGGTGACCGGCGCCGTCACCCTCACGGCGACGGCCACGGACACCAACGGCATCAACCTGGTGGAGTTCCTGGTCGATGGGGCGGTGGTGGGCACGGCCGACACGGCGCCCTACACGTTCTCCTGGCAAACGGGCGCCACGCCCAATGGCAGCCACACGGTGGCGGTGAGGGCGTATGACGGCGTGGGCCTCCCGGCGACGAGCACCCCCATCACCGTGACGGTGAGCAACAGCTCCAGCACGGCGGCCTACGACTCGACGCTGAAGGCGCCCCGGTGCGCCTCCGTCTCGTCCGTGTGTGACTCCGGCACGCTGCTCAACGGCCGCGGCGGCATGGGGCCCGAGGTCAACATGCCCAACACCGTCAACAGCTCGTGCGCGGACGGCCTGAATGGCGGGTACCACGTGGACGAGTCGAACGACCGCATCAAGGTGTCCACGCTGGACGGCACGCCGTTCGGCGCGGGCAAGACGGTGCGAATCGAGGCGACGGTCTGGGCTTACTCCATCACCGCCGACAAGCTGGACCTGTACTACACGGGGAACGCCGCCAGCCCGACGTGGACGTACATCACCACGCTGTCTCCGCCGGCCAAGGGCGTGCAGACGCTGACGACGACCTACACGCTGCCCTCGGGCACCGTGCAGGCGGTGCGCGCGCGCTTCCGCTACAACGGCAGCGTCGCCGCGTGCGGCACCGGCTCGTACAACGACCACGACGACCTCATCTTCGCGGTCCAGTAG
- a CDS encoding MogA/MoaB family molybdenum cofactor biosynthesis protein, translated as MHVSAFVVTCSDSRDAAHDESGRVLRDALESAGHQVAGSVVVKDDPEAIRGALEQARAAGARAVLFNGGTGIGRRDSTVETLQALFEKELPGFGEIFRMLSYRQIGSAAMMSRATAGTYQGMILFALPGSPQAVRLALDALILPELGHAVRELTR; from the coding sequence GTGCATGTGAGCGCCTTCGTGGTGACGTGCTCGGACAGCCGGGACGCGGCGCACGACGAGAGCGGGCGCGTGCTGCGCGACGCGCTGGAATCGGCGGGGCACCAGGTCGCCGGCTCCGTGGTGGTGAAGGACGACCCGGAGGCCATCCGCGGCGCGCTGGAGCAGGCGCGGGCGGCGGGCGCGCGGGCGGTGCTGTTCAACGGCGGGACGGGCATCGGCCGCCGCGACAGCACCGTGGAGACGCTCCAGGCACTGTTCGAGAAGGAGCTGCCGGGCTTCGGCGAAATCTTCCGGATGCTGTCGTACCGGCAGATTGGCAGCGCGGCCATGATGTCGCGGGCCACGGCGGGCACGTACCAGGGGATGATTCTCTTCGCCCTGCCGGGCTCGCCCCAGGCGGTGCGGCTCGCGCTGGACGCACTCATCCTTCCCGAGCTCGGCCACGCCGTCCGCGAGCTGACGCGCTGA
- a CDS encoding Rieske (2Fe-2S) protein: MTKIKLGPADFAEREMRGYEVGKRNVCIAKIHGRYKGLDDWCNHAGCLLSGGRIEENMVVCPCHEVGFDMDTGRNETSPGVCDDQPTVSVEVQDGTLVVELPENT, encoded by the coding sequence ATGACGAAGATCAAGCTGGGCCCGGCGGACTTCGCCGAGAGGGAAATGCGCGGTTACGAAGTCGGCAAGCGCAACGTGTGTATCGCGAAGATTCACGGCCGCTACAAGGGCCTCGATGATTGGTGCAACCACGCGGGCTGTCTGCTGTCGGGCGGCCGCATCGAGGAGAACATGGTCGTCTGCCCGTGCCACGAGGTCGGCTTCGACATGGACACGGGCCGCAACGAGACTTCCCCGGGCGTCTGTGACGACCAGCCGACAGTCTCCGTCGAGGTCCAGGACGGCACCCTCGTCGTCGAGCTGCCCGAGAACACCTGA
- the polX gene encoding DNA polymerase/3'-5' exonuclease PolX, with protein sequence MTPDVSPPTVDKTAVAQVLRDISLLLQLQGEGGYRVRAYDMGADRIAGLPQELGPLVAEGRLESLPGIGPALAEKITELVTTGRLGYFEELKAKFPPGLLELVKLPDIGPKKVAVLWRELDVGSIEDLERACREGRVRQLRGFGEKSEAKILEGIAVFRRARGERKLLGEALPLAEALLEQVKASPGVVRASLGGSVRRRAETVADVDIIASAADPGPVLDALANAPGVATVLGKGGSKCSVRLTAGDLQVDLRVLPDEDFATALHHFTGSKAHHIRLRNLGHERGLKISEWGVHREDGTKVPVADEAAIYSLLDMQYVPPELREDNGEVEAAREGRLPQDLVTLEDVQGAVHAHSTWSDGRNSLEEMALAAQALGLKYLTITEHSQAAIYAGGLKVEDLKRQWEEIDRVNAAVPGVRLLKGIEVDILEDGALDYPDSVLEQLELVIGSIHVRHGMDEDQMTRRVLTALDNPCLHILGHPTGRLIQSREPYPLRMDEVLERAAARGVAVEVNGKPARLDIKAEYVRQAVQLGVRLVVSCDAHRQEDLRNLAYAVATARRGWARKADVLNTLPADRFLAALRARQ encoded by the coding sequence GTGACTCCAGACGTCAGCCCACCCACCGTCGACAAGACGGCAGTTGCCCAGGTCCTCCGGGACATCTCCCTCCTGCTCCAGCTCCAGGGGGAGGGCGGGTACCGCGTCCGCGCGTATGACATGGGAGCCGACCGCATCGCCGGGCTGCCCCAGGAGCTGGGCCCCCTCGTCGCCGAAGGCCGCCTGGAGAGCCTGCCGGGAATCGGGCCCGCGCTCGCGGAGAAGATCACCGAGCTGGTGACCACGGGGCGGCTGGGCTACTTCGAGGAGCTGAAGGCGAAGTTCCCCCCGGGCCTGCTGGAGCTGGTGAAGCTGCCGGACATCGGCCCGAAGAAGGTGGCCGTCCTCTGGCGCGAGCTGGACGTGGGCAGCATCGAGGACCTGGAGCGCGCGTGCCGCGAGGGCCGCGTGCGCCAGCTGCGCGGCTTCGGCGAGAAGAGCGAGGCGAAGATTCTCGAGGGCATCGCCGTGTTCCGGCGCGCTCGCGGAGAGCGGAAGCTCCTGGGTGAAGCGCTGCCCCTGGCCGAGGCCCTGCTGGAGCAGGTGAAGGCCAGCCCCGGCGTGGTGCGCGCCAGCCTGGGCGGCAGCGTGCGTCGCCGCGCGGAGACCGTGGCCGACGTGGACATCATCGCCTCCGCGGCGGACCCCGGGCCCGTGCTGGACGCGCTGGCCAACGCCCCGGGCGTGGCAACGGTGCTGGGCAAGGGCGGCAGCAAGTGCTCCGTGCGCCTGACGGCGGGGGACCTGCAAGTGGACCTGCGCGTGCTGCCGGACGAGGACTTCGCCACCGCGCTCCACCACTTCACCGGCTCCAAGGCGCACCACATCCGCCTGCGCAACCTGGGCCACGAGCGGGGCCTGAAGATTTCGGAGTGGGGCGTGCACCGCGAGGACGGGACGAAGGTGCCCGTGGCGGACGAGGCCGCCATCTACTCGCTGCTGGACATGCAGTACGTGCCCCCCGAGCTGCGCGAGGACAACGGCGAGGTGGAGGCCGCGCGGGAAGGCCGCCTGCCCCAGGACCTCGTCACCCTGGAGGACGTGCAGGGCGCGGTGCATGCGCACAGCACCTGGTCCGACGGGAGGAACTCGCTGGAGGAGATGGCGCTCGCCGCCCAGGCGCTGGGCCTGAAGTACCTCACCATCACCGAGCACAGCCAGGCGGCCATCTACGCCGGCGGCCTGAAGGTGGAGGACCTGAAGCGCCAGTGGGAGGAAATCGACCGCGTCAACGCGGCGGTGCCCGGGGTGCGCCTGCTCAAGGGCATCGAGGTGGACATCCTGGAGGACGGCGCGCTCGACTACCCCGACAGCGTGCTGGAGCAGTTGGAGCTGGTCATCGGCTCCATCCACGTGCGGCACGGCATGGACGAGGACCAGATGACGCGGCGGGTGCTCACCGCGCTGGACAACCCGTGCCTGCACATCCTCGGGCACCCCACCGGCCGCCTCATCCAGAGCCGCGAGCCCTACCCCCTGCGCATGGACGAGGTGCTGGAGCGGGCCGCCGCGCGCGGGGTGGCGGTGGAGGTCAACGGCAAGCCGGCGCGGCTGGACATCAAGGCCGAGTACGTCCGACAGGCCGTCCAGCTCGGCGTGAGACTGGTGGTGAGCTGTGATGCGCACCGGCAGGAGGACCTGCGCAACCTGGCCTACGCCGTGGCCACCGCGCGCCGGGGCTGGGCGCGCAAGGCGGATGTGCTGAACACGCTCCCGGCGGACCGCTTCCTCGCCGCGCTGCGCGCCCGCCAGTGA
- a CDS encoding trypsin-like peptidase domain-containing protein: MSRLLPLLLCLLALPSFAGEERPSRADLQRVMELHARSVVRVRGPRQTGPGVIVGAAGQVLTSVESVGEEFVGLNAATVEHDGKSLPARVVLANAALKVALVAAPDGTYPAVPVRLLKEGDSLAGRWVVGVVPGTKGQPARPVSAQASGNAPEPFYDVPLALPPGSPVFDADGRLVAVVVQRHKRGCRVLPLGAVKVQLAAADTP; the protein is encoded by the coding sequence ATGTCCCGCCTGTTGCCGCTCCTCCTCTGTCTGCTCGCCCTTCCCTCCTTCGCGGGAGAGGAGCGTCCCTCGCGTGCCGACCTGCAGCGGGTGATGGAGCTGCACGCGCGCTCGGTGGTGCGGGTGCGCGGGCCCAGGCAGACGGGGCCCGGTGTCATCGTCGGCGCCGCCGGGCAGGTGCTCACGTCGGTGGAGTCGGTGGGCGAGGAGTTCGTCGGGCTGAACGCCGCCACGGTGGAGCACGACGGCAAGTCCCTGCCCGCGCGGGTGGTGCTGGCCAACGCGGCGCTCAAGGTGGCCCTCGTCGCCGCGCCGGATGGCACCTACCCCGCCGTCCCGGTGCGCCTGCTGAAGGAAGGCGACAGCCTCGCGGGGCGGTGGGTGGTGGGCGTGGTGCCCGGGACGAAGGGGCAGCCCGCGAGGCCCGTGTCGGCGCAGGCCAGTGGCAACGCGCCGGAGCCCTTCTACGACGTGCCCCTGGCGCTGCCGCCGGGCAGCCCGGTGTTCGACGCGGACGGGCGGCTGGTGGCGGTGGTGGTGCAGCGGCACAAGCGCGGCTGCCGGGTGCTGCCGCTGGGGGCGGTGAAGGTGCAGCTCGCGGCGGCGGACACGCCATGA
- the mrtX gene encoding myxosortase MrtX, with protein sequence MSQALATPWRPSAVQEAVGLWAVGFLGIIAAFLLFGGTSIPKLVATVGFLYLPLIAMRWRDEDYRDYGLTLRAWREDVRLFLVLSAIFGPLFFLAFAGFAEVLPHLPHSLARHLTPMVGEAHFRPRLPPRFAEWMVDQLFVVALPEEFFYRGYLQARLRDAWPQGRRVLGGRLGRAFWVTALLFALGHLAIFQVWRLSVFFPALLFGWMRERTGTILGAALFHAACNLYVRFLEVSFFGGP encoded by the coding sequence ATGAGTCAGGCCCTGGCGACGCCCTGGCGCCCGAGCGCCGTGCAGGAAGCAGTGGGCCTGTGGGCGGTGGGCTTCCTGGGCATCATCGCCGCCTTCCTGCTCTTCGGCGGCACCAGCATCCCCAAGCTGGTGGCCACCGTGGGCTTCCTCTACCTGCCGCTCATCGCCATGCGCTGGCGGGACGAGGACTACCGCGACTACGGGCTGACGCTGCGCGCGTGGCGCGAGGACGTGCGCCTGTTCCTGGTGCTGTCGGCGATTTTCGGGCCGCTGTTCTTCCTCGCCTTCGCCGGCTTCGCGGAGGTGCTGCCCCACCTGCCCCACTCGCTGGCGCGCCACCTGACGCCCATGGTGGGCGAGGCCCACTTCCGGCCCCGGCTTCCCCCGCGCTTCGCCGAGTGGATGGTCGACCAGCTCTTCGTCGTCGCGCTCCCGGAGGAGTTCTTCTACCGGGGCTACCTCCAGGCCCGGCTGAGGGACGCGTGGCCCCAGGGGCGCCGGGTGCTGGGCGGCAGGCTGGGGCGCGCCTTCTGGGTGACGGCGCTGCTGTTCGCGCTGGGGCACCTGGCCATCTTCCAGGTGTGGCGCCTGTCGGTGTTCTTCCCCGCGCTCCTCTTCGGGTGGATGCGCGAGCGCACCGGCACCATCCTCGGTGCGGCCCTCTTTCACGCCGCGTGCAACCTCTACGTGCGCTTCCTGGAAGTGTCCTTCTTCGGAGGGCCGTGA